The following are from one region of the Coffea eugenioides isolate CCC68of chromosome 2, Ceug_1.0, whole genome shotgun sequence genome:
- the LOC113759677 gene encoding putative disease resistance RPP13-like protein 1, whose amino-acid sequence MATPEFLNLFRKRKADDELLKKLKMNLLAVGAVLDDAENKEISNQAVKEWLEELHELVYQADDLLDEINTEALRVKVETEYQSSTSFLVSASTYISSFSNQFFKRIMPEIEKVVISLEGFIQQINPLGLQVVESKIQSCRPPSTSLVDENTVCGRDVDKEKIIQMLLSEDEKRDSVTVVPIVGQGGIGKTTLAQLVYNDKRVKNHFTTKAWVCVSEAYDATRITKELLRELEISFSDSGESLNSLQLKLQLGLTDKRFLLVLDDVWNRDYDDWDKLKMLLKGGSEGSKIIVTTRDNRIALMMGENMSIHHLNLISEEDSWSLFEKHAFGDKDYENRPELEVMGKKIVKKCEGLPLAVKTIAGLLRSRGMVEEWEDILRNDIWNQTRNPNGILPALRLSYMHLPSHLKRCFAYCSVFRKGLWFKKKEIIQLWHANGLLEHQREFKTIEHIGEEYLHELRLRSLLWQSSNDKFSMHDLINDLARFVAGKYSLRLEDHCPGHGTTARVRNFTYFPSEYDTFDKFKLLREAKNLRTFLPVGMYRSATGRISNKFVHDMLPTFKSLRVLSLHNRSIIKLPYPISGLKRLRILDLSHTHIEKLPDWICTLYNLQTLLLSYCKNLEELPKDLGKLINLYYLDVSGAPLKKMPIQMGRLTNLQVLTTFVVGKDCGSAIKELGKLPMLGGKLLLCGLENVSGGREASMANMKGKKHLKSLTLEWKGDINDSQVARDVLESLEPHSSINHLKINGYHGTRFPKWLETPSFCSIESLSLSNCAYCFHLPALGQIQSLKSLEIVGMSNISAFTEDMYFGNNCEIEPFPSLQKFKIENMQELERWDIPECEVFCSLEKLYLIDCPKLNAKLPKQLLSVRKLEISGCDNLVLSNGRLSIFDSDIQQLSSLCKLKISHMEHLKELSPELNKLDCLERLEISDCGSLISFPLGNLPTSLKKLVCNGCGGFESESASYQPVSLLEELKYKNCNSLKVVSLGLFPTLKDVQIKDCKRMEVLSVPPCRIGNGSSTLTSLQCLKIWDCDNLISFPEEGLPAPNLRQIEIVNCEKLKFLPARMESLIPSLRKLDLCNCPEIECFPKGGLPTSLQSLYILNCKKLLTSPKTWDLLRLPSLRGLRIDVTDEAVESFPNEDWLLPCTLEYLDLRECQNLKMLNYSGLQHLTSLQRLRITWCRLLQSLPEEGLPTSLTKLEIRDSPLLKPRLEWEKGQDWPKVAHIPCIIVDEELIP is encoded by the coding sequence ATGGCTACACCAGAGTTCCTGAATTTGTTTCGTAAGCGAAAAGCTGATGATGAACTcctcaagaagctcaagatgaACTTACTGGCAGTTGGAGCAGTGCTTGATGATGCAGAAAACAAGGAAATAAGCAACCAAGCTGTCAAGGAATGGCTTGAAGAGCTCCATGAACTCGTTTACCAGGCAGATGACTTGCTCGATGAGATCAACACTGAAGCTCTCAGAGTTAAGGTAGAAACTGAGTACCAGAGCTCGACCAGCTTCCTGGTAAGTGCTTCCACTTATATTTCATCTTTCAGTAATCAGTTCTTTAAAAGGATTATGCCTGAGATAGAAAAAGTTGTGATTAGCCTAGAGGGATTTATACAGCAAATTAATCCCTTGGGCTTGCAAGTTGTTGAATCGAAAATACAATCATGTCGACCGCCTTCGACTTCTTTGGTCGATGAGAACACTGTTTGTGGTAGAGATGTTGACAAGGAGAAGATAATCCAAATGTTGTTGTCTGAGGATGAAAAAAGAGACAGTGTCACTGTAGTTCCAATAGTGGGCCAAGGTGGGATTGGTAAGACGACCTTGGCTCAATTGGTTTACAATGATAAGAGGGTGAAGAATCATTTCACTACCAAGGCATGGGTTTGTGTATCAGAAGCATATGATGCGACCAGGATAACGAAGGAACTCCTTAGGGAGCTCGAGATCTCATTTTCTGACTCTGGTGAGAGTTTGAATTCCCTTCAGCTTAAGCTACAACTTGGCTTAACTGATAAAAGGTTTCTTCTTGTACTGGATGATGTTTGGAATCGTGACTATGATGACTGGGATAAATTGAAGATGCTGCTCAAAGGTGGTTCTGAAGGAAGCAAGATCATAGTGACAACACGAGATAACAGAATTGCATTAATGATGGGCGAAAATATGTCAATTCATCATTTGAATTTGATATCAGAGGAGGACTCTTGGTCCTTATTTGAGAAACATGCATTTGGAGATAAAGACTATGAAAACAGGCCTGAACTTGAAGTGATGGGAAAGAAAATTGTGAAAAAGTGTGAAGGGTTGCCTTTGGCTGTGAAAACAATTGCAGGTCTTTTGCGTTCAAGAGGAATGGTTGAGGAGTGGGAAGACATTTTAAGAAATGATATATGGAACCAGACAAGAAATCCAAATGGCATCTTGCCAGCATTGAGGTTAAGCTACATGCACCTTCCTTCCCATCTTAAAAGGTGCTTTGCTTATTGTTCTGTGTTCCGTAAAGGTttatggtttaaaaaaaaagaaataattcaGCTATGGCATGCTAATGGTCTTCTGGAGCACCAAAGAGAGTTTAAAACTATTGAACACATAGGTGAAGAGTACTTGCATGAATTGAGATTGAGGTCATTGTTGTGGCAGTCAAGCAACGACAAATTCTCTATGCATGACCTTATCAATGATTTGGCTAGATTTGTTGCAGGAAAATATTCTCTCAGGTTGGAAGATCATTGTCCTGGCCACGGTACCACAGCTAGAGTACGTAACTTCACATATTTTCCCAGTGAGTATGACACATTTGATAAGTTTAAACTCTTGAGGGAGGCCAAGAATTTAAGAACATTTCTCCCTGTTGGTATGTATCGATCTGCTACTGGAAGAATAAGCAACAAATTTGTACATGATATGTTGcccacattcaagtctttaagGGTTCTGTCTTTGCACAATAGAAGTATAATTAAGTTGCCATACCCAATCAGTGGTTTGAAGCGACTACGAATCCTAGATCTGTCTCATACACACATAGAAAAGCTACCGGATTGGATATGTACCCTGTACAATCTACAAACATTGTTGTTGTCATATTGCAAGAACCTTGAAGAGTTGCCCAAAGATCTGGGGAAGTTAATTAATTTGTATTACCTAGATGTTAGTGGAGCTCCGCTCAAGAAAATGCCAATACAAATGGGTAGATTGACAAATCTTCAAGTTTTGACTACTTTTGTGGTCGGCAAAGACTGTGGTTCAGCAATCAAGGAGCTGGGCAAGCTTCCTATGCTTGGCGGTAAGTTACTCCTTTGTGGGTTGGAAAATGTTTCTGGAGGGAGAGAAGCATCAATGGCAAACATGAAGGGAAAGAAACACCTTAAAAGTTTAACTCTAGAGTGGAAAGGTGATATTAATGATTCACAAGTTGCGAGAGATGTGCTTGAGAGTCTAGAGCCTCATTCAAGTATAAATCATTTGAAAATCAATGGATATCATGGGACAAGATttcctaaatggctggaaaccCCTTCATTTTGCAGTATAGAGTCCTTAAGTCTGTCCAACTGTGCATACTGCTTTCACTTGCCTGCACTTGGGCAGATTCAGTCCTTGAAATCCCTTGAAATTGTTGGAATGAGTAATATATCAGCCTTTACTGAAGACATGTATTTTGGTAACAATTGTGAAATCGAACCTTTTCCATCtctccaaaaattcaaaattgagaATATGCAAGAGTTGGAAAGATGGGATATTCCAGAATGTGAAGTTTTTTGTAGTCTTGAAAAGCTCTATTTAATCGATTGCCCCAAACTCAATGCAAAATTGCCCAAACAACTTTTGTCAGTACGAAAACTTGAGATTTCTGGATGCGATAATCTTGTGCTCTCTAATGGTCGGTTGAGTATCTTTGACAGTGACATTCAACAACTCTCATCTCTTTGTAAATTAAAGATTTCACACATGGAGCATTTGAAAGAGTTGTCCCCAGAACTGAACAAGTTAGACTGCCTTGAGAGGTTGGAAATTAGTGATTGTGGGTCTCTCATATCGTTTCCCTTGGGTAACCTACCTACCTCACTGAAAAAACTTGTATGCAATGGTTGTGGCGGTTTTGAATCAGAAAGCGCAAGTTACCAACCTGTTTCCCTCCTTGAGGAGTTGAAATACAAGAATTGCAACTCTCTCAAAGTTGTCTCGCTTGGCTTGTTCCCTACTCTAAAAGATGTTCAGATTAAAGACTGCAAGCGTATGGAGGTGCTCTCAGTTCCTCCATGCAGGATTGGGAATGGAAGTAGTACTCTAACTTCTCTGCAATGCTTAAAGATCTGGGACTGTGATAATCTAATATCTTTTCCAGAGGAAGGATTGCCAGCCCCTAATCTAAGGCAGATAGAAATCGTCAATTGCGAGAAGCTGAAGTTCCTGCCGGCAAGGATGGAATCACTTATTCCATCTCTTCGGAAACTTGATCTATGCAATTGTCCAGAAATTGAGTGCTTTCCAAAAGGTGGTTTGCCTACCAGCCTACAGTCCCTTTATATCCTCAACTGCAAAAAGCTCCTGACAAGCCCAAAAACGTGGGATTTGCTGAGACTCCCCTCTCTTAGAGGCTTACGGATTGATGTTACTGATGAAGCAGTGGAGTCTTTTCCAAATGAGGACTGGTTGCTGCCTTGCACGCTTGAATATCTTGATCTCAGGGAATGTCAGAATCTGAAAATGCTAAACTATTCGGGTCTTCAACACCTCACCTCTCTACAAAGGCTACGAATCACTTGGTGCAGGCTACTCCAGTCATTGCCAGAAGAGGGACTGCCCACCTCCCTAACCAAACTAGAAATCAGAGACTCTCCGCTGCTGAAACCAAGATTAGAATGGGAGAAAGGACAAGACTGGCCCAAGGTTGCCCATATCCCCTGCATAATAGTCGATGAAGAATTAATCCCATAA